From Pedobacter cryoconitis, one genomic window encodes:
- a CDS encoding threonine aldolase family protein, producing MQNKIDFRSDTVTIPTPEMIAAMMTAKVGDDVYGEDETVAALESKLSRLFNMEAGLFCPSGTMTNQIAIKCFTQPMDEVICDQTAHVYRYEGGGIAFHSGASVRLLNGPRGILSPELISPEINEDNIHYPDSSLVVLENTVNKGGGACYTLEQIAPIAELCKSKGLKLHLDGARIFNALVKTGDAAEDYGQYFDGISICLSKGLGAPVGSVLLGTKETIHKANKIRKAFGGGMRQAGFLAAAGIYALDHHVVRLAEDHLHAQLLADALSAADFVAAVMPVETNIVIFKIAESYTTASVLDSLIKSGILCGATGPDTLRFVTHLNTDANQIARAVQLIKELKPVKKS from the coding sequence ATGCAAAATAAAATAGATTTTAGAAGTGATACCGTAACTATACCCACACCAGAAATGATCGCTGCGATGATGACCGCAAAAGTTGGTGATGATGTATATGGAGAAGATGAAACCGTAGCTGCACTTGAAAGTAAATTATCCAGGCTTTTTAATATGGAAGCCGGACTTTTTTGTCCTTCGGGAACAATGACAAACCAGATCGCAATCAAATGTTTTACTCAGCCTATGGATGAAGTGATATGCGATCAGACTGCTCATGTTTACCGGTACGAAGGCGGAGGGATTGCTTTTCATTCGGGAGCATCGGTCAGATTACTGAACGGGCCAAGAGGGATTTTAAGCCCCGAACTCATCAGCCCGGAAATTAATGAAGATAATATCCATTATCCGGATTCAAGTTTAGTTGTTCTGGAAAATACCGTGAATAAAGGGGGAGGGGCCTGTTACACGCTGGAACAGATTGCGCCAATTGCGGAATTATGTAAAAGTAAAGGGTTGAAACTTCATTTAGATGGGGCAAGGATATTTAATGCACTGGTTAAAACCGGGGATGCTGCGGAAGATTACGGACAGTATTTTGATGGGATTTCTATCTGTCTTTCCAAAGGACTGGGGGCACCGGTAGGCTCCGTATTGTTAGGTACTAAAGAAACTATCCACAAGGCAAACAAGATCCGTAAAGCATTTGGCGGCGGAATGCGACAGGCAGGTTTTCTTGCTGCTGCGGGTATTTATGCATTGGATCACCATGTTGTAAGGCTTGCTGAAGATCATCTGCATGCACAGTTACTGGCTGATGCTTTGAGCGCTGCTGATTTTGTAGCTGCTGTGATGCCTGTTGAAACAAATATTGTAATTTTTAAAATAGCTGAAAGTTATACGACAGCAAGTGTATTGGACAGTTTGATCAAAAGCGGGATTTTATGCGGTGCTACTGGCCCGGATACCTTAAGGTTTGTGACGCATTTGAATACAGATGCCAATCAGATTGCACGGGCTGTCCAGTTGATCAAAGAACTGAAACCAGTGAAAAAATCCTAA
- the accC gene encoding acetyl-CoA carboxylase biotin carboxylase subunit, producing MKKILIANRGEIALRIMRSAKEMGILTVAVFSEADREALHVRYADEAIFIGPAPASQSYLAGQKIIDACLLTGAEAIHPGYGFLSENAEFAGMVKEAGLILIGPSPEAMAIMGNKLSAKAAALKYQIPMVPGTEEAITDIEEAKRRAQEVGFPILIKAAAGGGGKGMRIVEELAAFEEQMQLAVSEAKSAFGDGAVFIERYVSSPRHIEIQVLGDNYGNIVHLFERECSIQRRHQKVIEEAPSSVLSPEIRAEMGKCAVDVARSVNYTGAGTVEFILDENLDFFFLEMNTRLQVEHPVTELITGLDLVKEQIKIARGEKLSYSQEDLKINGHAIELRVYAEDPQHNFLPDIGVLKTYRTPKGNGVRVDDGFEQGMEIPVYYDPMIAKLITFGADRKEAIARMRRAISEYDITGIQTTLNFGKFVMEHEAFTSGNFDTHFVGKYFNPENKEDTDEDEALIAAIVALKSLKKKNSSAVSIAAEGTSSNWLKNRTKY from the coding sequence ATGAAGAAGATTTTAATTGCCAACAGGGGGGAGATTGCTTTGCGTATTATGCGCTCTGCAAAGGAAATGGGTATTTTGACAGTCGCTGTGTTCTCAGAGGCTGATAGAGAGGCGCTGCATGTACGTTATGCAGATGAAGCAATTTTTATAGGGCCAGCCCCGGCAAGTCAATCTTATTTAGCCGGTCAGAAAATCATTGATGCTTGTTTACTGACAGGTGCAGAAGCGATCCATCCCGGGTATGGGTTTTTATCAGAGAATGCAGAGTTTGCGGGAATGGTGAAGGAGGCAGGTCTGATTTTAATTGGCCCCTCACCCGAGGCAATGGCTATTATGGGGAATAAATTGTCTGCAAAAGCTGCTGCGCTGAAATATCAGATCCCTATGGTTCCTGGAACTGAAGAAGCAATTACTGATATTGAAGAGGCGAAACGCAGAGCACAGGAAGTTGGTTTCCCAATACTGATCAAAGCCGCCGCTGGTGGTGGTGGAAAAGGAATGCGGATTGTAGAAGAACTTGCTGCTTTTGAAGAGCAGATGCAATTGGCAGTGAGTGAAGCGAAATCGGCATTTGGTGATGGCGCAGTGTTTATAGAAAGATATGTGTCCTCTCCCAGGCATATAGAAATACAGGTTTTAGGTGATAATTATGGAAATATTGTCCACTTGTTTGAAAGGGAGTGTTCTATTCAGAGAAGGCATCAAAAGGTGATTGAAGAAGCGCCTTCCAGTGTACTCAGTCCTGAAATCAGGGCGGAAATGGGTAAATGTGCTGTGGATGTAGCGAGATCTGTTAATTATACAGGTGCGGGGACAGTAGAGTTTATTCTGGATGAGAATCTTGATTTCTTTTTTCTGGAAATGAATACCCGTTTACAAGTAGAACATCCGGTGACAGAATTGATCACGGGATTGGATTTGGTTAAAGAACAAATAAAAATAGCCAGAGGTGAAAAGTTAAGCTATAGCCAGGAAGATTTAAAAATCAATGGCCACGCGATAGAACTCAGGGTTTATGCGGAAGATCCTCAGCACAATTTCCTTCCGGATATTGGTGTTTTGAAAACTTACCGTACACCAAAAGGCAACGGAGTAAGGGTAGATGATGGGTTTGAACAGGGAATGGAAATTCCTGTGTATTATGACCCTATGATCGCCAAGCTGATTACTTTTGGTGCAGACCGCAAAGAGGCTATTGCGAGAATGCGCAGGGCGATTTCAGAATATGACATTACAGGCATTCAAACTACTTTGAACTTTGGTAAATTTGTAATGGAACATGAGGCGTTTACTTCCGGAAATTTTGATACCCATTTCGTTGGTAAATACTTCAATCCCGAAAACAAGGAAGATACAGACGAAGATGAAGCCCTGATTGCGGCAATAGTCGCGTTGAAAAGCCTGAAGAAAAAAAATAGTTCTGCTGTGAGCATAGCAGCAGAAGGAACATCGAGCAACTGGCTTAAAAACCGGACAAAATATTAA
- a CDS encoding riboflavin synthase, with protein sequence MFTGIIETLGTVKEIVAEGTNLHFTIESALSNELKIDQSVSHNGVCLTVVALNDTTHTVTAIQETLEKSNLQHLSEGMKVNLERCMQMNGRLDGHIVQGHVDQTAVCVLREELDGSWEYRFKYDSSKGNVTVEKGSVCINGISLTVVNSAADEFSVFIIPYTFEHTNLQEVNTGDTVNLEFDIIGKYVARLLHK encoded by the coding sequence ATGTTTACAGGAATTATTGAAACACTAGGTACAGTAAAAGAGATTGTAGCAGAAGGAACAAATCTTCATTTTACAATCGAATCTGCACTGAGTAATGAATTGAAAATTGATCAGAGTGTATCTCATAACGGCGTATGTTTAACTGTTGTGGCATTAAATGATACGACCCATACGGTTACGGCTATTCAGGAGACACTGGAAAAAAGTAACCTTCAACACCTCAGTGAAGGGATGAAAGTGAATCTGGAGCGTTGTATGCAGATGAACGGACGCCTGGACGGACATATAGTACAGGGGCATGTAGACCAGACTGCGGTATGTGTGCTGAGAGAAGAACTGGATGGCAGCTGGGAATACCGTTTTAAATATGATAGCAGCAAAGGCAATGTAACGGTTGAAAAGGGATCTGTTTGTATTAACGGAATCAGCTTAACAGTGGTTAACTCTGCTGCTGATGAATTTTCTGTATTTATTATTCCTTATACTTTTGAACATACTAATTTACAAGAAGTAAATACGGGGGACACGGTTAACCTTGAATTTGATATTATTGGTAAATATGTAGCAAGGTTGCTTCATAAATAA
- a CDS encoding histidine kinase N-terminal 7TM domain-containing protein: MDLDFNLYALSLIISGIITLLLSGYILSNEKGTVRWVGYLMLSNSVWSLAYGFELASKTLEHMKMLIDVEYLGIVAVPFYWFLFCLDLAGKEKWLKKPGNQFLITAVPVLYLLLVWTNNLHHLHYKKVSVDYSGSFPMLKIVPGIAFYFFICYFYALLIVGNYFLVKKFRRSDRVYKKQNRVILTAAMLPWIANFSYLIGLRPIPNLDITPFAFQVSTFLIFIAIYRFKLLNVLPVAREKVLELMGDGFMVLDHRNRVIDYNSAFKKYISVYHADKIIGKDVNELLQYQPELLDLLNQQESGKVELLVHTANGVFDLEADVCFLNENKLNRNATIIKLQDLTNARQEALKSQRQAEELQKLNQLKDRIFSIMAHDLRGPLLNLAEVLKMTSDDTISAEEFKDLSPTLTKDISYTTDLLENILHWSRSQLKGYGINKDLFDLKKLISSEVSYHLKAASVKKIKIVQQLTDDLVAYADLLMMQIVIRNLIINAIKFCHENCQINITAAYINAEYIGLQIQDNGVGIAIENIQKIFNGENFSSRGTQNEKGTGIGLMVCWDFMERNEGSITIESELGTGTLFNLRIPRHQA, translated from the coding sequence ATGGATTTAGATTTTAACCTCTATGCATTAAGCCTGATTATTTCTGGCATTATTACCCTTCTGCTTTCCGGATATATCTTAAGTAATGAAAAAGGTACAGTCCGTTGGGTAGGCTACCTGATGTTGTCTAATTCAGTCTGGTCTCTGGCTTATGGCTTTGAGCTGGCCAGCAAAACGTTAGAGCACATGAAGATGCTCATTGACGTTGAATACCTGGGTATTGTGGCTGTTCCTTTTTACTGGTTTTTATTCTGTTTAGATCTGGCAGGAAAAGAAAAATGGTTAAAAAAACCAGGTAATCAGTTTCTGATCACTGCTGTCCCTGTCCTGTACCTACTGCTGGTCTGGACTAATAATCTGCATCACCTGCATTATAAAAAGGTCAGTGTTGATTACAGCGGAAGCTTTCCTATGCTTAAAATCGTTCCTGGAATTGCCTTTTATTTTTTCATCTGTTATTTTTATGCACTGCTGATCGTCGGAAACTATTTTCTGGTTAAAAAATTCAGGCGTTCTGACCGTGTTTATAAAAAACAAAACAGGGTTATCCTGACCGCAGCAATGCTTCCATGGATAGCGAATTTCTCTTATTTAATCGGCTTAAGGCCAATTCCAAACCTGGATATCACTCCTTTCGCTTTTCAGGTCTCTACCTTTCTGATTTTTATAGCGATTTATAGATTTAAACTATTGAATGTACTGCCCGTTGCCAGAGAAAAAGTTCTGGAGCTGATGGGAGACGGATTCATGGTGCTGGATCACCGCAACCGGGTTATCGATTATAACTCTGCCTTTAAGAAATATATCAGTGTCTATCACGCAGACAAAATTATTGGTAAAGATGTGAATGAATTGCTGCAATACCAGCCAGAATTGCTGGATCTGCTCAATCAGCAAGAGTCCGGGAAAGTAGAGTTACTGGTACATACGGCAAACGGCGTATTTGATCTGGAAGCAGATGTTTGTTTTTTAAATGAAAACAAGCTCAATAGAAATGCAACGATTATTAAACTTCAGGATTTAACGAATGCCAGGCAGGAAGCTTTAAAATCTCAGCGTCAGGCAGAAGAACTTCAAAAATTAAATCAACTCAAAGACCGGATATTTTCTATTATGGCACATGACCTCAGAGGGCCATTGCTGAATCTGGCTGAGGTCTTAAAAATGACCTCTGATGATACCATTAGTGCAGAAGAATTTAAAGATCTTTCTCCTACGCTGACTAAAGACATTTCTTATACGACTGATTTATTAGAAAACATTCTGCATTGGTCAAGAAGCCAGCTGAAAGGATATGGAATTAATAAAGACCTTTTTGACCTGAAAAAACTGATTAGTTCAGAAGTTAGTTACCATCTTAAAGCTGCGTCAGTAAAAAAGATAAAGATTGTTCAGCAATTAACAGATGATCTGGTTGCTTATGCCGATTTGCTGATGATGCAGATTGTGATTCGTAACCTGATCATTAATGCAATCAAATTCTGCCACGAAAATTGTCAGATTAACATTACAGCTGCTTACATTAATGCAGAATACATAGGCTTACAAATTCAGGACAACGGCGTGGGTATTGCAATCGAAAATATTCAGAAAATTTTTAACGGAGAGAATTTCTCCAGCCGGGGCACACAAAATGAGAAAGGTACCGGAATCGGCTTAATGGTTTGCTGGGATTTTATGGAGCGTAACGAAGGAAGTATTACCATTGAGAGCGAATTAGGTACAGGAACTTTATTCAACCTGCGAATTCCCAGACACCAGGCATAA
- a CDS encoding porin family protein, whose product MKKIVLFSLFICFSAVAFGQILPSFQFGVKGGANLSKLSTHNTFSSDNSAGYYAGVWARIGAAGIHFQPELYLSGKNTTMVSNDPAFAGQENKVKFTSLDVPLLIGTKIGAAGIGVRLNTGPVVSFILDDKQSFGAATSNIFSGDFKKQAVAWQFGAGLDLGKLGVDLRYEAGITKLGKQNYDGQRLNLFTLGLALKLF is encoded by the coding sequence ATGAAAAAAATTGTTCTATTCTCATTGTTTATCTGCTTTAGCGCAGTAGCTTTTGGCCAGATACTGCCATCTTTTCAATTTGGTGTTAAAGGAGGAGCCAATCTTTCTAAATTAAGTACCCACAATACATTTAGCAGTGATAACTCAGCGGGTTATTATGCAGGTGTTTGGGCCAGAATCGGAGCAGCAGGGATACATTTTCAACCGGAGCTTTATTTGTCAGGTAAAAACACGACAATGGTGAGCAACGATCCTGCATTTGCTGGTCAGGAAAACAAAGTTAAATTTACAAGTCTTGATGTGCCTTTATTGATTGGTACTAAAATTGGTGCGGCTGGTATCGGAGTGCGTTTAAATACAGGTCCTGTAGTTTCATTTATTTTGGATGATAAACAATCTTTTGGTGCTGCTACGAGTAATATTTTTAGTGGTGATTTCAAAAAACAAGCTGTTGCATGGCAGTTTGGTGCTGGTTTAGATCTTGGTAAATTAGGTGTAGACCTTAGATATGAGGCTGGTATTACCAAATTGGGAAAACAAAACTATGATGGCCAGAGATTAAACTTATTTACTTTAGGATTGGCACTTAAACTTTTTTAA
- a CDS encoding YihY/virulence factor BrkB family protein, producing the protein MFNITIQRIHIFTVHFRKAFKLFQKNDPLRLAGATAFFANFALPPILLILIRLFGFFIDRKTMANRIFERLGTILDDSSTQQIRQTLRNIRGMDHKWYATLLSFVFFLFVATTLFAVIKNSMDQIWSIGMKEHTSFLFKLKIRARSMVIILLAGLLFFIGLLTDSLQAFIGVYINTASPTFARVFLMILNQLLFVAIVTTWFSVLFRFLTSGRPTWKSSIRGGILTGILFTLGKYILRIALPMSNIGNIYGASGSIVLIMLFVFYSSFIFYFGACFVKVLSDAKDTPIRPIKGAFNYEIKEILKPS; encoded by the coding sequence ATGTTTAATATCACTATCCAAAGAATTCATATTTTTACAGTGCATTTCAGGAAAGCATTTAAACTCTTTCAAAAGAATGACCCGTTAAGACTGGCCGGAGCAACAGCCTTTTTCGCCAACTTTGCTTTACCACCTATATTATTGATCCTGATCAGGTTGTTCGGCTTTTTCATCGACCGCAAGACTATGGCAAACCGGATTTTCGAACGTCTGGGAACCATACTGGATGACAGCAGTACCCAACAAATCAGGCAAACTTTAAGAAATATCAGGGGAATGGACCATAAATGGTACGCCACATTACTGAGTTTTGTATTTTTCCTGTTTGTGGCGACCACACTTTTCGCAGTGATCAAGAATTCCATGGATCAGATCTGGTCTATCGGCATGAAAGAACATACAAGTTTTCTGTTTAAACTAAAAATAAGAGCAAGATCCATGGTGATTATTCTGCTGGCAGGCTTATTATTCTTTATAGGGTTGCTAACAGATAGTCTGCAAGCTTTTATTGGTGTATATATCAACACAGCCTCTCCTACTTTCGCAAGGGTATTTCTAATGATCTTAAACCAATTGCTGTTTGTTGCAATTGTAACCACCTGGTTCAGCGTTTTATTCCGCTTTCTGACAAGTGGAAGACCGACATGGAAATCTTCAATCAGAGGTGGCATTCTAACTGGAATACTTTTCACACTTGGGAAATACATTCTACGTATCGCATTACCAATGAGCAACATAGGAAACATCTATGGGGCATCTGGTTCTATTGTACTGATTATGCTTTTTGTATTTTATTCTTCCTTTATCTTTTATTTCGGAGCTTGTTTTGTGAAAGTGCTGAGTGATGCCAAAGATACTCCCATACGCCCCATTAAAGGAGCATTTAATTATGAAATCAAAGAAATCCTAAAGCCATCCTAA